In Acropora muricata isolate sample 2 chromosome 11, ASM3666990v1, whole genome shotgun sequence, one DNA window encodes the following:
- the LOC136889280 gene encoding LOW QUALITY PROTEIN: uncharacterized protein (The sequence of the model RefSeq protein was modified relative to this genomic sequence to represent the inferred CDS: inserted 1 base in 1 codon; substituted 1 base at 1 genomic stop codon) yields MKKESLLRTRKVNQVVKKIPCFLTATETEDDGADCNWASLEDIIDSASDPDDDEEDNQTAKPKVVMKQTGTMGTVPQYCSHCERNPITWRSESYHPLFKRKNGLMLKTISPENAGYIWQAMTSSASMNKLLDIGDISQTDHRYLEALAEAYCNANSWDTRRQILSVMTGVAGYKVIASFIQGLTKYRYSVANLHRLQFGRGAPVPFQPSTRIRVDLKQLDHFLFFITSPHLIQDLPFGQKHLTLSTGQVIEVPNVIRTMIPQRIVCQYTQYCQETGFQPFSQRTMLRILSECSASVRKSLQGLDYYAAEGTRAFEDLMLLVRKLNEWEIDMEWQTRTIESLKAAKLYLKGDFKVHLENQSSVPDHCVVFSLSDSSDPDYQQKCQHNHDSSCDQCEALKETLRDIENRIKSCHFSSDDDRDEANYIMQSSRLAILSWQCHIVRSFNQDQAXLXFLDLLDNETVLVVNDWAMKFLPQRYRESQCDWFGKRGISWHISVVFRRSDDQLQWQGFVHVIQSCSQDSLSVIAIMQDVLRSIKAEYPDVRRAYFRQDNAGCYHSSATILACPVISQSTGVQIMRVDFSDPQGGKGAADRLAATCKAHVRNFINEGHDVTNATQLRDALISHGGIEGVRVACLDAVTKTLPVRETAKIPSISKLNNFELRDDRIKGWRAYSIGNGKEIKADISTTESESRWLESTFSPGEFKSLGSKKKKSTHADNDSTKTKESSGDFHESTTSQAIYTCPEDGCTRVFQRHSALAKHLSAEKCLRSLEKHTLLDLAKLGYQEILEEGVGVVPTLRAISTINKQGTAILTEGWALRPSKKAYRFSEKQKAYLTAKFNIGQSTGRKVDASFVARDMRHARGSNGKRLFKSSEFLATQQITSYFTRLSATVRQQTHEVDIAAIEDEINFSAAREHVMATITIQHPIIFDQYNICAMAEEDTLKHLKVALLQVIAYCIMFTIVIEDNNSLFIQTMKRLHEEGITVSKDVYRAIMDDLGAELIGSVRKHVIAGLEPRITFDNVDFKVLVNIILQNHRNSDMH; encoded by the exons AAAAAATGGCTTAATGCTAAAAACCATTTCACCCGAAAATGCTGGCTACATTTGGCAAGCCATGACCTCAAGCGCTTCCATGAACAAATTGCTTGATATTGGGGACATCTCCCAAACAGATCATCGTTACTTAGAAGCCCTGGCAGAGGCATACTGTAACGCCAATAGCTGGGACACCCGCCGACAAATTCTTTCTGTCATGACTGGTGTAGCTGGTTATAAAGTCATTGCCAGCTTCATTCAAGGGCTAACAAAGTACAGGTACTCTGTAGCAAATCTACACCGCCTACAATTTGGGCGTGGAGCACCTGTTCCTTTTCAGCCGTCGACAAGAATACGAGTAGATCTAAAACAGTTAGATCACTTTTTATTCTTTATCACGAGCCCACATCTAATACAAGATCTTCCGTTCGGACAGAAACACCTGACTCTTTCCACAGGTCAAGTCATAGAAGTTCCCAACGTGATAAGAACCATGATCCCTCAACGAATCGTGTGTCAGTATACCCAATACTGTCAGGAGACGGGTTTCCAGCCATTTAGTCAGAGGACGATGTTGCGTATTTTGTCAGAATGCAGCGCGTCAGTGAGAAAGTCCCTTCAAGGACTCGATTACTACGCCGCAGAAGGTACAAGAGCGTTTGAAGACCTGATGTTACTTGTGCGCAAATTAAACGAATGGGAAATTGACATGGAGTGGCAAACAAGAACGATAGAGTCCCTCAAAGCAGCTAAGCTTTATCTAAAAGGAGACTTCAAG GTACATCTAGAGAACCAATCAAGCGTTCCAGACCACTGTGTGGTGTTTTCACTTAGCGATTCTAGCGATCCAGACTACCAACAAAAGTGCCAACACAATCACGACAGTTCTTGCGATCAGTGTGAAGCACTGAAGGAAACTCTACGAGATATTGAAAATCGTATTAAGAGTTGCCATTTTTCATCCGATGACGATCGCGACGAAGCTAATTACATTATGCAGTCATCAAGGCTTGCTATCCTGTCATGGCAGTGCCACATCGTTAGATCCTTTAACCAAGACCAAGCATGAC GCTTTCTTGATCTTCTGGACAACGAAACAGTACTCGTTGTCAACGACTGGGCAATGAAGTTTTTACCACAGAGATACCGAGAGTCGCAGTGTGACTGGTTTGGCAAGCGTGGAATTTCCTGGCACATATCGGTTGTGTTTCGACGATCTGATGACCAGCTACAATGGCAAGGCTTCGTTCACGTCATCCAGTCTTGTAGTCAAGACAGCCTGTCCGTGATAGCCATCATGCAGGATGTGCTTCGTTCAATCAAAGCTGAGTATCCAGACGTTAGGAGGGCTTACTTTCGGCAAGACAACGCCGGATGCTATCATTCCTCCGCGACAATCCTAGCATGCCCTGTCATTTCGCAGTCTACTGGAGTCCAAATCATGCGCGTTGACTTCAGTGACCCACAGGGTGGTAAAGGGGCTGCAGATCGCCTTGCAGCCACGTGCAAAGCTCACGTGCGCAATTTTATAAATGAAGGCCATGATGTGACGAATGCCACCCAATTGCGAGACGCTCTTATCTCGCATGGAGGAATTGAGGGTGTTCGTGTAGCGTGTTTGGATGCAGTCACAAAAACATTGCCAGTCCGCGAAACAGCAAAGATTCCTAGTATCAGTAAACTCAATAATTTTGAGTTAAGAGATGATCGTATAAAAGGATGGCGTGCATATAGCATAGGCAATGGAAAAGAAATCAAGGCAGATATATCGACAACAG AATCCGAGAGCAGGTGGCTAGAATCTACATTTTCTCCTGGGGAATTTAAGTCTCTTGGCtctaaaaagaaaaagtctACTCATGCTGACAACGATTCTACGAAGACGAAAGAGAGTTCCGGTGACTTCCATGAGAGTACGACCAGCCAGGCTATCTACACTTGCCCAGAGGATGGATGTACGAGGGTTTTCCAAAGACACTCAGCGTTAGCAAAACATCTATCCGCTGAAAAATGCTTAAGGTCCTTGGAAAAGCACACACTTTTAGATCTTGCTAAGCTTGGTTATCAGGAGATTTTAGAAGAGGGCGTCGGTGTCGTGCCAACCTTGAGAGCCATCAGCACGATAAACAAACAAGGCACAGCAATTTTAACAGAGGGATGGGCTTTAAGACCATCCAAAAAAGCCTACCGTTTTAGCGAAAAGCAAAAGGCTTACCTCACTGCTAAATTCAACATTGGTCAGTCCACTGGACGGAAAGTCGACGCAAGTTTTGTAGCGCGAGATATGAGACATGCCCGCGGTTCGAATGGCAAGcgtcttttcaaatcatcagaGTTTTTGGCAACTCAACAGATTACTTCATATTTTACACGCCTTTCTGCGACAGTTCGCCAACAGACTCATGAAGTAGACATTGCAGCCATAGAGGACGAGATAAACTTTTCTGCGGCCAGAGAGCATGTCATGGCTACCATTACTATTCAGCATCCTATAATATTTGACCAATATAACATCTGCGCCATGGCAGAGGAAGACACACTGAAACATTTAAAGGTTGCATTGCTCCAG GTAATAGCATACTGTATCATGTTTACAATTGTGATCGAAGACAATAATAGTCTTTTTATACAGACAATGAAGAGACTCCATGAAGAAGGCATCACAGTTTCAAAGGATGTGTACCGGGCTATCATGGATGACCTTGGTGCAGAACTCATTGGTTCTGTGAGGAAGCATGTCATTGCTGGTCTTGAGCCAAGGATAACATTTGACAATGTTGATTTCAAGGTTCTGGTCAATATCATTTTGCAGAACCACAGGAACTCAGATATGCACTAG
- the LOC136889281 gene encoding uncharacterized protein: MDSDESYHSESEFYYPNEEDKENNADETQPSFTMSDVQSYVLEQRPENTVKKTNSDLNTWRRYLKGLKEEREIEFIPSEELNLLMCCLFMDAKKKDGGPYEPSTLTSFQRSLQRYLKDTGSKLNILKDTDFSKSREVLLAKKKQLVEESAKGNRPRAAREITEEEEDLLFTSGEFGDHNAEALQRTVWWLLSMQFGFRAWDESRKLKWGDVSLITDATTKKEVLLWTGERGSKTRHGESARAFNPTAQATSNKHCPVKYYKSFKSHRPEEMLTPDSPFFLAINHRRIVQ; encoded by the coding sequence atggattCTGACGAAAGCTATCACAGTGAAAGCGAATTTTATTACCCAAACGAAGAGGATAAAGAGAACAACGCTGACGAAACTCAACCAAGCTTCACCATGAGTGATGTACAAAGTTATGTTTTGGAGCAGCGACCAGAAAACACAGTGAAGAAAACAAATTCGGACCTGAATACATGGAGAAGGTATCTAAAAGGCcttaaagaagaaagagagataGAGTTCATACCTTCTGAAGAGCTGAACCTCCTCATGTGCTGTCTTTTCATGGATGCAAAAAAGAAAGATGGCGGTCCTTACGAGCCTTCAACTTTGACATCTTTTCAGAGAAGTCTCCAACGTTACCTCAAGGACACGGGCTCAAAGCTGAACATTTTGAAGGATACAGACTTTTCTAAATCCAGAGAGGTCCTACTGGCCAAGAAGAAGCAGCTTGTTGAAGAAAGTGCCAAGGGAAATCGTCCTCGAGCTGCCAGAGAGATAACCGAAGAAGAAGAGGATTTGTTGTTTACATCCGGTGAGTTTGGTGACCACAATGCAGAAGCACTACAAAGAACAGTGTGGTGGCTACTTTCCATGCAGTTTGGATTCCGAGCTTGGGATGAGAGCCGTAAACTAAAGTGGGGAGATGTCAGTCTCATCACGGACGCCACTACAAAAAAAGAAGTTCTTTTGTGGACCGGCGAGAGAGGCTCCAAAACCCGCCATGGAGAGAGCGCAAGAGCCTTCAATCCAACAGCTCAAGCAACAAGTAATAAGCATTGTCCAGTCAAGTATTACAAGTCTTTTAAGAGCCATCGGCCTGAAGAAATGCTAACGCCAGATTCACCCTTCTTCTTGGCTATAAATCACCGAAGAATAGTCCAGTAG
- the LOC136889282 gene encoding putative ATP-dependent DNA helicase Q1, producing MLCAIFPNVPVVALTATASKTDISSIKESLNLRNPLEVIGNPNRPNIHYKKVFRKGDDIDFFEELLQPIACDLKAKTVDYPITIMYLPLRWCGFAFKFFERHLGSEQYYPSNAQPLPENRLFAQYHAPQTIAMKDQILKELSSAVSKVRVVFATVAMGMGVDIQAIRTVIHVEPPRTVREYFQETGRAGRDGKLAHAVLYYNNRDIAKNREGMSDNIRNFCRLEDGCLRKFLLGCLDAKVPDTKGPSHLCCSYCESVCKCPDCMA from the coding sequence ATGTTGTGTGCCATTTTTCCTAATGTGCCAGTGGTTGCACTGACTGCTACAGCAAGCAAGACTGACATTAGCAGCATTAAGGAATCCCTCAACTTAAGAAATCCGCTAGAAGTCATAGGGAACCCAAACAGGCCTAACATTCACTACAAGAAAGTATTTCGCAAAGGAGATGATATTGACTTCTTTGAGGAATTGCTGCAGCCTATTGCCtgtgatttgaaagcaaaaactgtGGATTACCCAATCACAATAATGTATCTACCCCTGAGATGGTGTGgttttgctttcaaattctTTGAAAGACATTTGGGAAGTGAGCAGTACTACCCATCTAATGCCCAGCCATTACCAGAAAACAGACTTTTTGCCCAGTATCATGCCCCACAGACAATTGCCATGAAGGACCAAATATTGAAGGAACTGTCTTCAGCTGTTTCAAAAGTTAGAGTAGTTTTTGCTACAGTTGCCATGGGAATGGGAGTAGACATTCAAGCAATACGGACCGTAATTCATGTGGAACCACCACGCACAGTAAGGGAATATTTTCAAGAGACTGGACGAGCTGGTCGTGATGGTAAACTGGCTCATGCTGTGCTGTACTATAATAATCGTGATATTGCTAAAAATCGTGAAGGCATGAGCGACAATATTCGCAACTTTTGCCGGCTAGAGGATGGTTGCCTTAGGAAATTTCTTTTGGGCTGTCTAGATGCAAAAGTACCAGATACAAAAGGCCCTTCCCATCTCTGCTGCAGTTATTGTGAATCAGTATGCAAATGCCCTGATTGCATGGCATAG